GTAAGGCTGTGCAGTCTTCAGTTCCAACTGAGAAAAGGACAAAGACATCCCAAGGGAAACAAAACCGATTCCGTTTTCTGTATTCCAAAAAGCTGGCACCTTACGTTTTTGTTTCACCGTTTATATTATCTTTTCTAATTCTCTTTCTCTATCCATTTATCAGTGCCGTGAACATGAGTTTTCAGCAGGTTTTGCCCGGCCAAGTGAATTATATTGGCATGGCCAATTACAGTCGTGTCTTTAACCCGACGTTTTATACGGCATTACAGAATACAACAATTTACGTTATCCTAACCGTGGTGATTCTAACGGTACTGCCTTTAATATTCGCCATTGTACTCAATCATCGCCTAATGAAATTTACAAACTTTTTCAGGGCATCTATTTTTATCCCAGCGCTGACATCTGTTATCGTTGCGGGGACCATTTTCCGGATGATTTTTGGAGATTCTGATTCTTCTGTGGCTAACCAGTTTCTTCAATTCATCGGTCTTAATCCAGTAGAATGGCGCTATAATGCGTGGTCAGCTATGTTTCTCATGGTTACCTTAGCTTCATGGCGTTGGATTGGGGTGAATATCCTATACTTCCTGGCTGCGCTTCAGAATGTGAATCATGACCTCTATGAAGCGGCGGACATTGACGGGGCGAATACGTGGCAAAAATTCAAACATGTCACTTTTCCAGCGATTAAACCGGTCGTCATTTTCCTCACAACGATTACAACGATCAACGGTTTTAGAATGTTTGAAGAAAGTTTCGTATTCTTTGAAACGAGTTCCCCTGGTAACATCGGTCTGACCGTGGTCGGTTATATCTATCAGGAAGGGATACAACGAAATGATATGGGCTTTGGTGCAGCAGTGGGGATCGTTCTATTAGGTGTTATATTTGTCGTCAGTGTCATACAACTATTTGCAACGGGTGCATTCAAGAAGGGTGATGCATAATGGATAAGAAAAAAACGACAAAAGAAAAGCTCATATCACTACTCTTTGTCGCGCTTTTTAGTATTGTTGCCTTTATAGCCCTTTTCCCTGTTATTTCATTAATTGTGGCTTCATTAAGTCCAGCGTCGGACTTGATGAGATACGGGCTCACGAGTGAGCTGTTCTATTCTAGCTTTGATTTTCAGAACTTTGAGGCCCTCTTCGGGTCAGAAGGGTCTAAATACTGGCAATGGTATTTTAATAGTTTAGTTATTTCTGGTCTACTTATTATCCTTTCCCTGTTTTTTTCATCCATGGTCGGCTATGCGCTCGCCATGTATGATTTCAAAGGGAAACGATTGATCTTTGTATCGGTGCTGTTAATTTTAATGATTCCATTTGAAATATTAATGCTTCCTCTTTTCCAAATGATGATGTCTTTTAATCTGATTGACAGTTACTTTGGTGTGATGCTGCCATTGATTGTCGCACCGATTGCT
The genomic region above belongs to Caldalkalibacillus salinus and contains:
- a CDS encoding ABC transporter permease subunit, producing the protein MQSSVPTEKRTKTSQGKQNRFRFLYSKKLAPYVFVSPFILSFLILFLYPFISAVNMSFQQVLPGQVNYIGMANYSRVFNPTFYTALQNTTIYVILTVVILTVLPLIFAIVLNHRLMKFTNFFRASIFIPALTSVIVAGTIFRMIFGDSDSSVANQFLQFIGLNPVEWRYNAWSAMFLMVTLASWRWIGVNILYFLAALQNVNHDLYEAADIDGANTWQKFKHVTFPAIKPVVIFLTTITTINGFRMFEESFVFFETSSPGNIGLTVVGYIYQEGIQRNDMGFGAAVGIVLLGVIFVVSVIQLFATGAFKKGDA
- a CDS encoding carbohydrate ABC transporter permease, which encodes MDKKKTTKEKLISLLFVALFSIVAFIALFPVISLIVASLSPASDLMRYGLTSELFYSSFDFQNFEALFGSEGSKYWQWYFNSLVISGLLIILSLFFSSMVGYALAMYDFKGKRLIFVSVLLILMIPFEILMLPLFQMMMSFNLIDSYFGVMLPLIVAPIAVFFFRQYALGLPKELMEAARVDGCTEFGIFFKVMAPLMLPSFAAMAILQGLTSWNNFLWPLLVLRSNDMFTLPVGLATLLTPYGNNYQVLFSGSVLSIIPIIILFLFFQRFFIEGLTSGGVKG